One segment of Drosophila mauritiana strain mau12 chromosome 3R, ASM438214v1, whole genome shotgun sequence DNA contains the following:
- the LOC117142267 gene encoding fasciclin-1 isoform X7: protein MLNAAALLLALLCAANAAAAADLADKLRDDSELSQSTAKSLRRLMPVRFYSLLESNQIANSTLSLRSCTIFVPTNEAFQRYKSKTTHVLYHITTEAYTQKRLPNTVSSDMAGNPPLYITKNSNGDIFVNNARIIPSLSVETNSDGKRQIMHIIDEVLEPLTVKAGHSDTPNNPNALKFLKNAEEFNVDNIGVRTYRSQVTMAKKESVYDAAGQHTFLVPVDEGFKLSARSSLVDGKVIDGHVIPNTVIFTAAAQHDDPKASAAFEDLLKVTVSFFKQKNGKMYVKSNTIVGDAKHRVGVVLAEIVKANIPVSNGVVHLIHRPLMIIDTTVTQFLQENAENGALRKFYEVIMDNGGAVLDDINSLTEVTILAPSNEAWNSSNINNVLRDRNKIRQILNMHIIKDRLNVDKIRQKNANLIAQVPTVNNNTFLYFNVRGEGADTVITVEGGGVNATVIQADVAQTNGYVHIIDHVLGVPYTTVLGKLESDPMMSDTYKMGKFSHFNDQLNNTQRRFTYFVPRDKGWQKTELDYPSAHKKLFMADFSYHSKSILERHLAISDKEYTMKDLVKFSQESGSVILPTFRDSLSIRVEEEAGRYVIIWNYKKINVYRPDVECTNGIIHVIDYPLLEEKDVVVAGGSYLPESSICIILANLIMITVAKFLN, encoded by the exons AGCACTGCCAAATCCTTGAGGCGCCTTATGCCAGTTAGG TTCTACAGCCTGCTGGAGAGCAATCAAATTGCCAACTCAACGCTTTCGCTGCGCAGCTGCACGATCTTTGTGCCCACCAATGAAGCCTTCCAGCGCTACAAGAGCAAAACCACCCATGTGCTCTATCACATTA CCACTGAGGCGTACACCCAGAAACGACTGCCGAATACCGTGTCATCGGACATGGCCGGCAATCCACCGCTATACATCACAAAGAACTCGAATGGCGATATCTTTGTGAACAATGCCCGGATCATACCCTCGCTCAGTGTGGAGACAAACAGCGATGGCAAGCGGCAG ATCATGCACATCATCGACGAGGTACTGGAACCGCTCACCGTCAAGGCTGGCCACTCGGATACCCCCAACAATCCGAATGCTCTCAAGTTCCTGAAGAACGCCGAGGAGTTCAACGTGGACAACATCGGCGTGCGCACGTACCGCAGCCAGGTGACGATGGCCAAGAAAGAGTCGGTCTATGATGCCGCCGGACAGCACACCTTCCTGGTTCCCGTCGATGAAGGCTTCAAG CTATCTGCTCGCAGCAGCCTCGTGGACGGAAAGGTCATTGATGGCCATGTGATACCAAACACTGTAATCTTCACTGCCGCTGCCCAGCATGACGATCCCAAGGCTTCCGCCGCTTTTGAGGACCTACTTAAGGTCACCGTCAGTTTCTTCAAGCAGAAGAACGGCAAAA TGTACGTCAAGTCAAACACCATTGTGGGTGATGCCAAGCACCGCGTGGGCGTGGTTCTGGCCGAGATCGTGAAGGCGAACATCCCAGTGAGCAACGGAGTAGTCCATCTGATCCATCGCCCGCTGATGATCATCGATACGACGGTCACCCAATTCCTGCAG GAGAATGCTGAGAACGGAGCTCTGCGCAAATTCTACGAAGTTATAATGGACAATGGTGGAGCAGTTCTGGACGACATCAATAGCCTGACGGAAGTTACCATTTTGGCTCCCAGCAATGAGGCTTGGAACTCCTCGAACATCAACAATGTTTTGCG AGACCGGAACAAGATAAGGCAGATCCTGAACATGCATATCATCAAGGACCGCTTAAATGTGGACAAGATCAGGCAGAAAAATGCTAATTTG ATTGCCCAGGTGCCCACTGTTAACAACAACACTTTCCTGTACTTCAACGTTCGTGGTGAGGGAGCGGATACCGTGATAACAGTTGAGGGAGGCGGCGTGAATGCCACCGTTATCCAGGCTGATGTGGCCCAGACTAATGGTTATGTACACATCATCGACCACGTGCTGGGCGTGCCTTACACTACAGTTCTTGGCAAACTTGAATCCGATCCCATGATGAG TGACACCTATAAGATGGGAAAATTCTCGCACTTTAATGACCAGCTGAACAACACACAACGCCGCTTCACATACTTTGTGCCCAGGGACAAGGGCTGGCAGAAGACCGAGCTGGATTACCCATCAGCTCACAAGAAGCTTTTTATGGCCGACTTTTCCTATCAT TCCAAGTCCATTCTGGAGCGTCATTTGGCTATTTCGGATAAGGAGTACACCATGAAGGATCTGGTTAAGTTTTCGCAAGAATCGGGCAGCGTTATCCTACCCACGTTCCGCGACTCTTTGAGTATCCGCGTGGAGGAGGAAGCTGGAC GCTATGTGATCATCTGGAACTACAAGAAGATCAACGTATACCGGCCCGATGTGGAGTGCACCAACGGAATCATCCACGTCATCGACTACCCACTCCTGGAGGAAAAGGATGTGGTCGTGGCCGGAGGTAGCTATTTGCCAGAATCAAGCATTTGCATCATCTTGGCCAACCTCATAATGATAACAGTAGCAAAGTTCTTGAACTAA
- the LOC117142267 gene encoding fasciclin-1 isoform X6: MLNAAALLLALLCAANAAAAADLADKLRDDSELSQFYSLLESNQIANSTLSLRSCTIFVPTNEAFQRYKSKTTHVLYHITTEAYTQKRLPNTVSSDMAGNPPLYITKNSNGDIFVNNARIIPSLSVETNSDGKRQIMHIIDEVLEPLTVKAGHSDTPNNPNALKFLKNAEEFNVDNIGVRTYRSQVTMAKKESVYDAAGQHTFLVPVDEGFKLSARSSLVDGKVIDGHVIPNTVIFTAAAQHDDPKASAAFEDLLKVTVSFFKQKNGKMYVKSNTIVGDAKHRVGVVLAEIVKANIPVSNGVVHLIHRPLMIIDTTVTQFLQSFKFMNENAENGALRKFYEVIMDNGGAVLDDINSLTEVTILAPSNEAWNSSNINNVLRDRNKIRQILNMHIIKDRLNVDKIRQKNANLIAQVPTVNNNTFLYFNVRGEGADTVITVEGGGVNATVIQADVAQTNGYVHIIDHVLGVPYTTVLGKLESDPMMSDTYKMGKFSHFNDQLNNTQRRFTYFVPRDKGWQKTELDYPSAHKKLFMADFSYHSKSILERHLAISDKEYTMKDLVKFSQESGSVILPTFRDSLSIRVEEEAGHLHDEYASHEWTGYVIIWNYKKINVYRPDVECTNGIIHVIDYPLLEEKDVVVAGGSYLPESSICIILANLIMITVAKFLN; encoded by the exons TTCTACAGCCTGCTGGAGAGCAATCAAATTGCCAACTCAACGCTTTCGCTGCGCAGCTGCACGATCTTTGTGCCCACCAATGAAGCCTTCCAGCGCTACAAGAGCAAAACCACCCATGTGCTCTATCACATTA CCACTGAGGCGTACACCCAGAAACGACTGCCGAATACCGTGTCATCGGACATGGCCGGCAATCCACCGCTATACATCACAAAGAACTCGAATGGCGATATCTTTGTGAACAATGCCCGGATCATACCCTCGCTCAGTGTGGAGACAAACAGCGATGGCAAGCGGCAG ATCATGCACATCATCGACGAGGTACTGGAACCGCTCACCGTCAAGGCTGGCCACTCGGATACCCCCAACAATCCGAATGCTCTCAAGTTCCTGAAGAACGCCGAGGAGTTCAACGTGGACAACATCGGCGTGCGCACGTACCGCAGCCAGGTGACGATGGCCAAGAAAGAGTCGGTCTATGATGCCGCCGGACAGCACACCTTCCTGGTTCCCGTCGATGAAGGCTTCAAG CTATCTGCTCGCAGCAGCCTCGTGGACGGAAAGGTCATTGATGGCCATGTGATACCAAACACTGTAATCTTCACTGCCGCTGCCCAGCATGACGATCCCAAGGCTTCCGCCGCTTTTGAGGACCTACTTAAGGTCACCGTCAGTTTCTTCAAGCAGAAGAACGGCAAAA TGTACGTCAAGTCAAACACCATTGTGGGTGATGCCAAGCACCGCGTGGGCGTGGTTCTGGCCGAGATCGTGAAGGCGAACATCCCAGTGAGCAACGGAGTAGTCCATCTGATCCATCGCCCGCTGATGATCATCGATACGACGGTCACCCAATTCCTGCAG TCGTTCAAG TTTATGAAC GAGAATGCTGAGAACGGAGCTCTGCGCAAATTCTACGAAGTTATAATGGACAATGGTGGAGCAGTTCTGGACGACATCAATAGCCTGACGGAAGTTACCATTTTGGCTCCCAGCAATGAGGCTTGGAACTCCTCGAACATCAACAATGTTTTGCG AGACCGGAACAAGATAAGGCAGATCCTGAACATGCATATCATCAAGGACCGCTTAAATGTGGACAAGATCAGGCAGAAAAATGCTAATTTG ATTGCCCAGGTGCCCACTGTTAACAACAACACTTTCCTGTACTTCAACGTTCGTGGTGAGGGAGCGGATACCGTGATAACAGTTGAGGGAGGCGGCGTGAATGCCACCGTTATCCAGGCTGATGTGGCCCAGACTAATGGTTATGTACACATCATCGACCACGTGCTGGGCGTGCCTTACACTACAGTTCTTGGCAAACTTGAATCCGATCCCATGATGAG TGACACCTATAAGATGGGAAAATTCTCGCACTTTAATGACCAGCTGAACAACACACAACGCCGCTTCACATACTTTGTGCCCAGGGACAAGGGCTGGCAGAAGACCGAGCTGGATTACCCATCAGCTCACAAGAAGCTTTTTATGGCCGACTTTTCCTATCAT TCCAAGTCCATTCTGGAGCGTCATTTGGCTATTTCGGATAAGGAGTACACCATGAAGGATCTGGTTAAGTTTTCGCAAGAATCGGGCAGCGTTATCCTACCCACGTTCCGCGACTCTTTGAGTATCCGCGTGGAGGAGGAAGCTGGAC ATCTCCATGATGAGTATGCTAGTCACGAATGGACTG GCTATGTGATCATCTGGAACTACAAGAAGATCAACGTATACCGGCCCGATGTGGAGTGCACCAACGGAATCATCCACGTCATCGACTACCCACTCCTGGAGGAAAAGGATGTGGTCGTGGCCGGAGGTAGCTATTTGCCAGAATCAAGCATTTGCATCATCTTGGCCAACCTCATAATGATAACAGTAGCAAAGTTCTTGAACTAA
- the LOC117142267 gene encoding fasciclin-1 isoform X11: MLNAAALLLALLCAANAAAAADLADKLRDDSELSQFYSLLESNQIANSTLSLRSCTIFVPTNEAFQRYKSKTTHVLYHITTEAYTQKRLPNTVSSDMAGNPPLYITKNSNGDIFVNNARIIPSLSVETNSDGKRQIMHIIDEVLEPLTVKAGHSDTPNNPNALKFLKNAEEFNVDNIGVRTYRSQVTMAKKESVYDAAGQHTFLVPVDEGFKLSARSSLVDGKVIDGHVIPNTVIFTAAAQHDDPKASAAFEDLLKVTVSFFKQKNGKMYVKSNTIVGDAKHRVGVVLAEIVKANIPVSNGVVHLIHRPLMIIDTTVTQFLQENAENGALRKFYEVIMDNGGAVLDDINSLTEVTILAPSNEAWNSSNINNVLRDRNKIRQILNMHIIKDRLNVDKIRQKNANLIAQVPTVNNNTFLYFNVRGEGADTVITVEGGGVNATVIQADVAQTNGYVHIIDHVLGVPYTTVLGKLESDPMMSDTYKMGKFSHFNDQLNNTQRRFTYFVPRDKGWQKTELDYPSAHKKLFMADFSYHSKSILERHLAISDKEYTMKDLVKFSQESGSVILPTFRDSLSIRVEEEAGRYVIIWNYKKINVYRPDVECTNGIIHVIDYPLLEEKDVVVAGGSYLPESSICIILANLIMITVAKFLN; this comes from the exons TTCTACAGCCTGCTGGAGAGCAATCAAATTGCCAACTCAACGCTTTCGCTGCGCAGCTGCACGATCTTTGTGCCCACCAATGAAGCCTTCCAGCGCTACAAGAGCAAAACCACCCATGTGCTCTATCACATTA CCACTGAGGCGTACACCCAGAAACGACTGCCGAATACCGTGTCATCGGACATGGCCGGCAATCCACCGCTATACATCACAAAGAACTCGAATGGCGATATCTTTGTGAACAATGCCCGGATCATACCCTCGCTCAGTGTGGAGACAAACAGCGATGGCAAGCGGCAG ATCATGCACATCATCGACGAGGTACTGGAACCGCTCACCGTCAAGGCTGGCCACTCGGATACCCCCAACAATCCGAATGCTCTCAAGTTCCTGAAGAACGCCGAGGAGTTCAACGTGGACAACATCGGCGTGCGCACGTACCGCAGCCAGGTGACGATGGCCAAGAAAGAGTCGGTCTATGATGCCGCCGGACAGCACACCTTCCTGGTTCCCGTCGATGAAGGCTTCAAG CTATCTGCTCGCAGCAGCCTCGTGGACGGAAAGGTCATTGATGGCCATGTGATACCAAACACTGTAATCTTCACTGCCGCTGCCCAGCATGACGATCCCAAGGCTTCCGCCGCTTTTGAGGACCTACTTAAGGTCACCGTCAGTTTCTTCAAGCAGAAGAACGGCAAAA TGTACGTCAAGTCAAACACCATTGTGGGTGATGCCAAGCACCGCGTGGGCGTGGTTCTGGCCGAGATCGTGAAGGCGAACATCCCAGTGAGCAACGGAGTAGTCCATCTGATCCATCGCCCGCTGATGATCATCGATACGACGGTCACCCAATTCCTGCAG GAGAATGCTGAGAACGGAGCTCTGCGCAAATTCTACGAAGTTATAATGGACAATGGTGGAGCAGTTCTGGACGACATCAATAGCCTGACGGAAGTTACCATTTTGGCTCCCAGCAATGAGGCTTGGAACTCCTCGAACATCAACAATGTTTTGCG AGACCGGAACAAGATAAGGCAGATCCTGAACATGCATATCATCAAGGACCGCTTAAATGTGGACAAGATCAGGCAGAAAAATGCTAATTTG ATTGCCCAGGTGCCCACTGTTAACAACAACACTTTCCTGTACTTCAACGTTCGTGGTGAGGGAGCGGATACCGTGATAACAGTTGAGGGAGGCGGCGTGAATGCCACCGTTATCCAGGCTGATGTGGCCCAGACTAATGGTTATGTACACATCATCGACCACGTGCTGGGCGTGCCTTACACTACAGTTCTTGGCAAACTTGAATCCGATCCCATGATGAG TGACACCTATAAGATGGGAAAATTCTCGCACTTTAATGACCAGCTGAACAACACACAACGCCGCTTCACATACTTTGTGCCCAGGGACAAGGGCTGGCAGAAGACCGAGCTGGATTACCCATCAGCTCACAAGAAGCTTTTTATGGCCGACTTTTCCTATCAT TCCAAGTCCATTCTGGAGCGTCATTTGGCTATTTCGGATAAGGAGTACACCATGAAGGATCTGGTTAAGTTTTCGCAAGAATCGGGCAGCGTTATCCTACCCACGTTCCGCGACTCTTTGAGTATCCGCGTGGAGGAGGAAGCTGGAC GCTATGTGATCATCTGGAACTACAAGAAGATCAACGTATACCGGCCCGATGTGGAGTGCACCAACGGAATCATCCACGTCATCGACTACCCACTCCTGGAGGAAAAGGATGTGGTCGTGGCCGGAGGTAGCTATTTGCCAGAATCAAGCATTTGCATCATCTTGGCCAACCTCATAATGATAACAGTAGCAAAGTTCTTGAACTAA
- the LOC117142267 gene encoding fasciclin-1 isoform X4 — MLNAAALLLALLCAANAAAAADLADKLRDDSELSQSTAKSLRRLMPVRFYSLLESNQIANSTLSLRSCTIFVPTNEAFQRYKSKTTHVLYHITTEAYTQKRLPNTVSSDMAGNPPLYITKNSNGDIFVNNARIIPSLSVETNSDGKRQIMHIIDEVLEPLTVKAGHSDTPNNPNALKFLKNAEEFNVDNIGVRTYRSQVTMAKKESVYDAAGQHTFLVPVDEGFKLSARSSLVDGKVIDGHVIPNTVIFTAAAQHDDPKASAAFEDLLKVTVSFFKQKNGKMYVKSNTIVGDAKHRVGVVLAEIVKANIPVSNGVVHLIHRPLMIIDTTVTQFLQENAENGALRKFYEVIMDNGGAVLDDINSLTEVTILAPSNEAWNSSNINNVLRDRNKIRQILNMHIIKDRLNVDKIRQKNANLIAQVPTVNNNTFLYFNVRGEGADTVITVEGGGVNATVIQADVAQTNGYVHIIDHVLGVPYTTVLGKLESDPMMSDTYKMGKFSHFNDQLNNTQRRFTYFVPRDKGWQKTELDYPSAHKKLFMADFSYHSKSILERHLAISDKEYTMKDLVKFSQESGSVILPTFRDSLSIRVEEEAGHLHDEYASHEWTGYVIIWNYKKINVYRPDVECTNGIIHVIDYPLLEEKDVVVAGGSYLPESSICIILANLIMITVAKFLN; from the exons AGCACTGCCAAATCCTTGAGGCGCCTTATGCCAGTTAGG TTCTACAGCCTGCTGGAGAGCAATCAAATTGCCAACTCAACGCTTTCGCTGCGCAGCTGCACGATCTTTGTGCCCACCAATGAAGCCTTCCAGCGCTACAAGAGCAAAACCACCCATGTGCTCTATCACATTA CCACTGAGGCGTACACCCAGAAACGACTGCCGAATACCGTGTCATCGGACATGGCCGGCAATCCACCGCTATACATCACAAAGAACTCGAATGGCGATATCTTTGTGAACAATGCCCGGATCATACCCTCGCTCAGTGTGGAGACAAACAGCGATGGCAAGCGGCAG ATCATGCACATCATCGACGAGGTACTGGAACCGCTCACCGTCAAGGCTGGCCACTCGGATACCCCCAACAATCCGAATGCTCTCAAGTTCCTGAAGAACGCCGAGGAGTTCAACGTGGACAACATCGGCGTGCGCACGTACCGCAGCCAGGTGACGATGGCCAAGAAAGAGTCGGTCTATGATGCCGCCGGACAGCACACCTTCCTGGTTCCCGTCGATGAAGGCTTCAAG CTATCTGCTCGCAGCAGCCTCGTGGACGGAAAGGTCATTGATGGCCATGTGATACCAAACACTGTAATCTTCACTGCCGCTGCCCAGCATGACGATCCCAAGGCTTCCGCCGCTTTTGAGGACCTACTTAAGGTCACCGTCAGTTTCTTCAAGCAGAAGAACGGCAAAA TGTACGTCAAGTCAAACACCATTGTGGGTGATGCCAAGCACCGCGTGGGCGTGGTTCTGGCCGAGATCGTGAAGGCGAACATCCCAGTGAGCAACGGAGTAGTCCATCTGATCCATCGCCCGCTGATGATCATCGATACGACGGTCACCCAATTCCTGCAG GAGAATGCTGAGAACGGAGCTCTGCGCAAATTCTACGAAGTTATAATGGACAATGGTGGAGCAGTTCTGGACGACATCAATAGCCTGACGGAAGTTACCATTTTGGCTCCCAGCAATGAGGCTTGGAACTCCTCGAACATCAACAATGTTTTGCG AGACCGGAACAAGATAAGGCAGATCCTGAACATGCATATCATCAAGGACCGCTTAAATGTGGACAAGATCAGGCAGAAAAATGCTAATTTG ATTGCCCAGGTGCCCACTGTTAACAACAACACTTTCCTGTACTTCAACGTTCGTGGTGAGGGAGCGGATACCGTGATAACAGTTGAGGGAGGCGGCGTGAATGCCACCGTTATCCAGGCTGATGTGGCCCAGACTAATGGTTATGTACACATCATCGACCACGTGCTGGGCGTGCCTTACACTACAGTTCTTGGCAAACTTGAATCCGATCCCATGATGAG TGACACCTATAAGATGGGAAAATTCTCGCACTTTAATGACCAGCTGAACAACACACAACGCCGCTTCACATACTTTGTGCCCAGGGACAAGGGCTGGCAGAAGACCGAGCTGGATTACCCATCAGCTCACAAGAAGCTTTTTATGGCCGACTTTTCCTATCAT TCCAAGTCCATTCTGGAGCGTCATTTGGCTATTTCGGATAAGGAGTACACCATGAAGGATCTGGTTAAGTTTTCGCAAGAATCGGGCAGCGTTATCCTACCCACGTTCCGCGACTCTTTGAGTATCCGCGTGGAGGAGGAAGCTGGAC ATCTCCATGATGAGTATGCTAGTCACGAATGGACTG GCTATGTGATCATCTGGAACTACAAGAAGATCAACGTATACCGGCCCGATGTGGAGTGCACCAACGGAATCATCCACGTCATCGACTACCCACTCCTGGAGGAAAAGGATGTGGTCGTGGCCGGAGGTAGCTATTTGCCAGAATCAAGCATTTGCATCATCTTGGCCAACCTCATAATGATAACAGTAGCAAAGTTCTTGAACTAA
- the LOC117142267 gene encoding fasciclin-1 isoform X3: protein MLNAAALLLALLCAANAAAAADLADKLRDDSELSQSTAKSLRRLMPVRFYSLLESNQIANSTLSLRSCTIFVPTNEAFQRYKSKTTHVLYHITTEAYTQKRLPNTVSSDMAGNPPLYITKNSNGDIFVNNARIIPSLSVETNSDGKRQIMHIIDEVLEPLTVKAGHSDTPNNPNALKFLKNAEEFNVDNIGVRTYRSQVTMAKKESVYDAAGQHTFLVPVDEGFKLSARSSLVDGKVIDGHVIPNTVIFTAAAQHDDPKASAAFEDLLKVTVSFFKQKNGKMYVKSNTIVGDAKHRVGVVLAEIVKANIPVSNGVVHLIHRPLMIIDTTVTQFLQFMNENAENGALRKFYEVIMDNGGAVLDDINSLTEVTILAPSNEAWNSSNINNVLRDRNKIRQILNMHIIKDRLNVDKIRQKNANLIAQVPTVNNNTFLYFNVRGEGADTVITVEGGGVNATVIQADVAQTNGYVHIIDHVLGVPYTTVLGKLESDPMMSDTYKMGKFSHFNDQLNNTQRRFTYFVPRDKGWQKTELDYPSAHKKLFMADFSYHSKSILERHLAISDKEYTMKDLVKFSQESGSVILPTFRDSLSIRVEEEAGHLHDEYASHEWTGYVIIWNYKKINVYRPDVECTNGIIHVIDYPLLEEKDVVVAGGSYLPESSICIILANLIMITVAKFLN, encoded by the exons AGCACTGCCAAATCCTTGAGGCGCCTTATGCCAGTTAGG TTCTACAGCCTGCTGGAGAGCAATCAAATTGCCAACTCAACGCTTTCGCTGCGCAGCTGCACGATCTTTGTGCCCACCAATGAAGCCTTCCAGCGCTACAAGAGCAAAACCACCCATGTGCTCTATCACATTA CCACTGAGGCGTACACCCAGAAACGACTGCCGAATACCGTGTCATCGGACATGGCCGGCAATCCACCGCTATACATCACAAAGAACTCGAATGGCGATATCTTTGTGAACAATGCCCGGATCATACCCTCGCTCAGTGTGGAGACAAACAGCGATGGCAAGCGGCAG ATCATGCACATCATCGACGAGGTACTGGAACCGCTCACCGTCAAGGCTGGCCACTCGGATACCCCCAACAATCCGAATGCTCTCAAGTTCCTGAAGAACGCCGAGGAGTTCAACGTGGACAACATCGGCGTGCGCACGTACCGCAGCCAGGTGACGATGGCCAAGAAAGAGTCGGTCTATGATGCCGCCGGACAGCACACCTTCCTGGTTCCCGTCGATGAAGGCTTCAAG CTATCTGCTCGCAGCAGCCTCGTGGACGGAAAGGTCATTGATGGCCATGTGATACCAAACACTGTAATCTTCACTGCCGCTGCCCAGCATGACGATCCCAAGGCTTCCGCCGCTTTTGAGGACCTACTTAAGGTCACCGTCAGTTTCTTCAAGCAGAAGAACGGCAAAA TGTACGTCAAGTCAAACACCATTGTGGGTGATGCCAAGCACCGCGTGGGCGTGGTTCTGGCCGAGATCGTGAAGGCGAACATCCCAGTGAGCAACGGAGTAGTCCATCTGATCCATCGCCCGCTGATGATCATCGATACGACGGTCACCCAATTCCTGCAG TTTATGAAC GAGAATGCTGAGAACGGAGCTCTGCGCAAATTCTACGAAGTTATAATGGACAATGGTGGAGCAGTTCTGGACGACATCAATAGCCTGACGGAAGTTACCATTTTGGCTCCCAGCAATGAGGCTTGGAACTCCTCGAACATCAACAATGTTTTGCG AGACCGGAACAAGATAAGGCAGATCCTGAACATGCATATCATCAAGGACCGCTTAAATGTGGACAAGATCAGGCAGAAAAATGCTAATTTG ATTGCCCAGGTGCCCACTGTTAACAACAACACTTTCCTGTACTTCAACGTTCGTGGTGAGGGAGCGGATACCGTGATAACAGTTGAGGGAGGCGGCGTGAATGCCACCGTTATCCAGGCTGATGTGGCCCAGACTAATGGTTATGTACACATCATCGACCACGTGCTGGGCGTGCCTTACACTACAGTTCTTGGCAAACTTGAATCCGATCCCATGATGAG TGACACCTATAAGATGGGAAAATTCTCGCACTTTAATGACCAGCTGAACAACACACAACGCCGCTTCACATACTTTGTGCCCAGGGACAAGGGCTGGCAGAAGACCGAGCTGGATTACCCATCAGCTCACAAGAAGCTTTTTATGGCCGACTTTTCCTATCAT TCCAAGTCCATTCTGGAGCGTCATTTGGCTATTTCGGATAAGGAGTACACCATGAAGGATCTGGTTAAGTTTTCGCAAGAATCGGGCAGCGTTATCCTACCCACGTTCCGCGACTCTTTGAGTATCCGCGTGGAGGAGGAAGCTGGAC ATCTCCATGATGAGTATGCTAGTCACGAATGGACTG GCTATGTGATCATCTGGAACTACAAGAAGATCAACGTATACCGGCCCGATGTGGAGTGCACCAACGGAATCATCCACGTCATCGACTACCCACTCCTGGAGGAAAAGGATGTGGTCGTGGCCGGAGGTAGCTATTTGCCAGAATCAAGCATTTGCATCATCTTGGCCAACCTCATAATGATAACAGTAGCAAAGTTCTTGAACTAA